The Deltaproteobacteria bacterium genomic sequence TTGCCTTAAATCATCTTATAAGTAACTTTAAGCAGCCGTAAGCGGTTACCCCGGTATTTTCTCATTTCCCCGTTTATGATTCCGGTTTAAATTTCCCCAGATCGGCAAAGCTTTTCATGTCCTGGAACCGACTAGGGTAACTGTCCAGGATCACTTTGATCCGGCGGAAAAATGGCAGTTTATATTTGACTCTCTTGAACAACAGATAGGTGACCGCATAAATTATTATGAAAACGCCGATGTAATTGAGAGAATAACCGATGACCGGCAACGGGAATTCCACCTCCAGGAACCGGTACTGCATCCAGGCCAGGGCAAAGCAGATCGGCCACAAAAATGCCGCGGATAGAGCGATCTGCATAAAAAAGGATTTGCCGAAGGCATCATTGGCCAACTTGTTGGCGGCCGAATAGACTTGTTTGTCCCCGGCCGCCAGCGCATCCACCGACAGATTCTGGAATTTGATCACCTCGTCCGTGGTTTGATCGATACGACGCTTTACAGCCAAGAAGGTCAACGAGATGGTAAATTCCCCGATGATGATCACGATAAGGGCAAGCACAAAAGTGCCGATAAAAAAATCGGTTAGAGCGGATCCAGTGATCCGATAAAACCAGATCAGGTAAGGGTCCAGAAACAGATAAAATGAAGGCATCTCCATGTTTTGCTCCGGAGGCAGTTAAGCCTTACTCCATCGGTTTATTTCTTAACAAGGGTTTTTCCGGTTTTCTTATTTTTCGTAAAATCCGGATTTTATTAAAATGGAGGCACCACCGAGAATCCCAGGAATCCCTTGGAGGTGTAACGCAGTCCGACATAAATCGCCAACAGCACGAACAGGCGTTTGAGCCAGACTTCGGGGATATACTTGGAGGTGTGGGGCCCGAGGAAGGAACCGCACGCAATGCCCACCATTTCGACGCCTACCAAAACAAAGTCTACGGGCACGCCCTTGATGACCATGTAACTGAAAATGGAAACCACCATCCCCACCAGGACCGCTACCGCCGAGGTACCGGCGACAATGTACATCGGCAATCCGGCAACCGAGGTAAGGAAAGGTACATACAGAAAACCACCGCCAACGCCCAGAAAGGAGGCGATCGCGGCAATGGCAAAACCGCCGATTAACGGCCAGATCGGGTTGAAAGAAAATTCAACGCCGTAAAAGGTAAAGGCAATCTTGGTCAGGCCCCAATGGTGGACCCGGACTCCGGCCAATTGCGGCACGGCGGCTTTTTGTTCAGTTTCGGCAGTGCTAGGCCCCTTTTTCATATGGGCCGCTTCAAAAGCCCGGGCCGCGGCTCTGGCCGCCTTCCGCTTTTCCTGGCCCCTAGCCGTAGTTTCATAAAAAAGCACCCCAGCGATGGCAAACACACACAGTCCGAAGTATCCGATATAGGCGCTCAACTTGATTTTTCCGGCAGTTAACACTGGAATCAGATACGCTCCGAGGATGCTGCCGCCGGCCAGAAAAAGTCCCAGCGGCAAGACGATCCTCCCCATTCGAGGCAAAATCAATATTGCCGTTCAAACTATGCTGGCGGAAATCAAAAAAAGGGGTATGAGCCTAAGCCAGAGTTTGGCTGCCCGAACTGCTGACCCCATGCTGGCTTTGGATTTCTTGCGATTGAAGAACATGGTGGATGAGGTCGAGGATTCAAGCGATGATATCATCTATGCCTTCATCCAGGATAAAAGTGGTCTGGTGCTGTCTCACACCTTCCAAGCGGGCTTTCCTACAGCGCTTAAGAATGCCAACCTGATTCCAGAGGGTGTTGACCAGCATATTCAGTTACTGGACACCGGCGAGGAGCGGGTTTACGATTTTGCCTTGCCGGTTAAGGTGGGTAAGGATCGCTTAGGAACGGTTCGAGTGGGACTCTCCCAGGCCAAAGCCCAGGCGGCGGTGCAAAGATTATTGTTTACCATCTTCAGCGTATCCGCCGGGGTCGCCTTGGTGGCAGTGGTTTTGGGGACTCTGTTTGCCGGAACCATCACCCGACGCTTGAATATTTTGCGTAAATCTGCTGAGGAAATGGTCAAGGGGAATTTGACCTTCCAGACCGGCCCCCAACTCAAGCGGAACTGCTGGGAAATAAAAAACTGCCAGCAGCCCCAATGCCCCGCTTATGGAGATACCCGCCATCGCTGCTGGTATCTGCCCGGAACATTGTGCCCGGAATGTGCTGAGGGCGGTTATGCTCAAAAAATCGAAGCCTGCCAGCAATGCCCGGTTTATCAGGAAAACCTCGGTGATGAAATCCAGAGCCTGGCCGAGTCCTTTGATGTCATGGCCTATAGCCTGGATAATTATATTCAGGAGCTTAAGGAGGCGGAAAGTAACCTCACCAGACAGCAGCAACTACTCAAAACCATTCTGGATGTGACGCCTGACTTAGTCAGCTTGCAG encodes the following:
- a CDS encoding sulfite exporter TauE/SafE family protein; translated protein: MGRIVLPLGLFLAGGSILGAYLIPVLTAGKIKLSAYIGYFGLCVFAIAGVLFYETTARGQEKRKAARAAARAFEAAHMKKGPSTAETEQKAAVPQLAGVRVHHWGLTKIAFTFYGVEFSFNPIWPLIGGFAIAAIASFLGVGGGFLYVPFLTSVAGLPMYIVAGTSAVAVLVGMVVSIFSYMVIKGVPVDFVLVGVEMVGIACGSFLGPHTSKYIPEVWLKRLFVLLAIYVGLRYTSKGFLGFSVVPPF